The genomic segment AAAATCTTTACGAAGATTACAGGCGTCTTCTTCCAGAGAAAGAGTTAAGGTAGGGATAATGTACCAGCCAGCCTGTCCTGAGGAAATTAAAGAGTCCAGCTCCTGATGAAAGGTAGATGAGGGGGGAAGAAAATCGCCaagtccagcaatcccactttcaACAGGAAGAAGGGGGATCTGAAACCATTCAGTTGTGGAAGCCAAGGCTGGTGAGTTGAAAACTGGTTTCACCCAGCTTGGGAGTGGAGAGGATGCTGCTGTCCTCAACTGTCCCAGCACTAATGCCCGTTCATAAGGGACGGAAAGGAGAAAGGTTCTTCTTCTTCAGGGGGAGATGGAGAGCTCTCCTAGCTTCCACTGCACTCCTTTTTTGatggccaagaaaaagaaaactcagcacTGCTGGGTCAAGGGCTGACATCTTGGGATCACAGAGGTGGTTGAGTCTCGCTCCAAGTCTTCTGAGGACTTTTGCTCACTGAAAGGTAAAGGGTATAAAGTTAAGGACGAGGAGTATGAGATAAGGGGACAGCAAAGGAATTCAAGTTAATTTCAACCTAGATGGCAGACCTAAAGAGTTTCCTGCTAATCCAGTCTCAGCTTCCAAGTAcacagtaccaaaaaaaaaaaaaaaaaatccacccctACTCAAAACCAAAAGTTTTTAAAGTAAGATTTAGGGGAAGGGGGGCACCCAGTCCCCCTAACCCTGACAACTACTTCCTTGCTCTAACTCCATCAGTAATGCTGTTTATACCCTTTCAAAGCAGCCACCTCCCCCACATCCCAGAAACTTACATGGATGAACTCTGACTCTGGAACTTCATGTTTTTCCAAGAGGGTTGAACTAAcaggagtggggaaaaaaatgggggCAGAAAGAAGAATtagtaaataaatgagaaaaagaactCTCAGGTCAAATCTCAGACTGCTTCTCTGTATTTCACTGGGAATCAACTTAGAATTCAGAAAGAAGGGACTAAGGAGTTACTAGATCTGGAAGCATATTCTTTTAATTAACAGTTTCTTGACTTCCATAAAATACTTCCTTACCACCCTCCTCTACTACTGCTTTCAATCCCCAGGTGTGGCAGGCACCCAACTATCACTGCTCCCTGACAGTCACGCCATAGTGTCATTTTCTCCTCTTGAGTGTGGCCTGAACTTAGTGACTCTCTTCTAGCGAAGAGAATGCACCACAGGTGATGGAAATCAATTCCGAGATGAGGCCATGTAGCTTCCTCTTGGGCACATGCTCTCCAACTTGTTTGCTCTGAGGAAGCTGTTGCAAATCTGTGAGACGCATTATGGAGAAGACCATGTGAAAAGGAACTGAGGGAATACACCAGCCAATAGCCAATGAGGAACCCTTAGACCAAGAGCCTGCAAGAAACTGAATCCAGCCAACAACCTCATAAGTTTGGAAGTAGATCCTCCCCCCTGGgcaagccttcagatgagaccACACTGCTGGCTAATAGCTTGACTATAATCTTCTGAGAGTCTGAGCCAAGGGCACCCACCTAAGTCATACCCAGATTCTTAAGCCACATAAAATCTGAGATaacaatatttgttgtttttagctGCTAAAATTTGGGGCAATTTATCTCACAATAGGTAATACAGATTTTTGTACCTGGAAATGAAGTGCTGctataataaaaatctaaaatgtaGAAGTGGCtttagaagagaaaaatgggCTTTGAGGATAGTTtcagtaaaagttttaaaagtgtcCTGAAGAATTCTGGACTGTAAGGGGTTTGCCAGTAAGGGCTTAAAGGGAAGTGAGAAAAATCTTATTGGAAATTGAAGGAAAGGGGATCTTTGCAATGTAGTGGAACAAAGTGTAGGGACAATGTCATCTGTACTTATGTAGGAAGTAGAATACGTGCCTAATGAACTAGGTGACCTAGCTAAGGAGATCTCTAAATTAAGTGCTGAAGGTGCTACCTGGTTTCTTCTTAATGCTTACAGTAAAAtatgagaggagaaaaataaatgactggaAGGACTAGGAAACAAAAGAAGCCAAGACTGGAAGGTTTTGAAAATTCTGAGCCTCTCTAGATAGCAAATAATGCTAAAATTAAGAAATGGATAAAATCTAAGGCACTGCTAGGAAAATGTGGTCTACAGATGAAGCCACGGGTATGACTATAAAACATCTGTTAAGAACTCAGAGTACTATTCAGTTATATGAAACGACATTCAAAAGATTAAGGGTATGTCTCTCAGATCCTCTCAAGTTGAACAGGATCTCTAAGAAGCATAGAGCTTATCAAGAAGGTATTTGTGGGTATGGCTTTGGTCTAACAGTAAATTCCAATGAGATTCATAGGAACCCCACAAAATCTCTGAGGGCATTATACCAACAGACACACTGTCCTGCTTGGactaaaaaagacagaaatagtacaCAATGAAGAAACCAGTGGATCCTCAAAATTCTGCCAAGTAGGCTGAGAAAATGACTCAGCACATTCTAGTTTTCATGAAGACTCAGAAGGCAAAACCAAGAGTCTAAAAGGTAAAGCCAAAAGTCATGAATTATTCTCATGCTTTGAGACGTGATAAAACTCCAGCATTTGCTGGAttttaggctcctctgtgcttccTGTTCTCCCTTTTTCATGCAGGAATGTGTAAAGAAGTTCTCTCTTGTTTGTCTCATCACAGTATGCTGGTGTGTGGGAAGACAGCCTGTCTCTTTTATTAGTTTCACAGGTCTAAAGTGATCCGTACTTCCTGATACATGCTTAGGTACATGAGCTCTCACTTGCCTATGCTAAGTGAAGCTGGCTGCCATATTCTGAGTTATCCTCTGGAAAGGCTCATGTGGCCAAGAACTTAGGCAGGCCCCCAGAAAATAGCCAGCAAGGAACTAAGGCCCTCAGTCCAGCAACTCACCGGAAACTGAATCCTGTCAAAGAGCACATAAATATGAAGTGAAGCCTCTCAGCTGAGCCTTAAGATGAGCCTAGCCCTGGCCAACGTGTGACTATCATGTCATGAAAAACCTTGAGCCAAGAACCCAGTTACACTGCACCTGGATTTCTGACTCATAGAAACCATGAtatatgtttgttgttttaagtcactaagttttggggtaatACATTACGATGTAATAGATGATCAacacaccaaaaacaaaacaaactcacaATCCATATAATGGATCCTTTTGAAAAGCTGATTATTCACTGTCTTTAGTGCCTAGGAATCCTCCCAACCTTAAATCCTAAGCTAAGAATTCTCACTTAAGTCATCAGGAAATGAAGCATTAATTAAGATCTTCTGATTGAATATCAGAAGTTTGTACATAAGGGTTTCCCACCACCCCCTAAAAATACAGAGATGTTGATACACTTTTCCAAATCACTAAAGATGAGCTCTTAGGAAGATGAACATGCAAAAATATAGTGAAGAGCAAAAGACAATAAAATCTGGggaacaaaaaaaacaaaccaacagaaTTATGGAAGTTCTCAAAGACctggagagagagatgagaagaTTACATGGAGAAAGAGGCCAAGGAACCAACCTTGTAGTTAGCGTTTGCAAAGTCTCTCCAACTACAGGTGAGAAATAGGGGTCAGGAATAGTCGAGACCTCACTGATTTTCTCCAAAGGTGGAGTCTGAGGTAAAACATCAGGACGACCCAAGTGGACgcctggaaaaaagaaagaggaagaaaatcaataaatcaaaaagaagagaaaatggggtgggggaaatataggaaaaaatatgtaGCAACTTGGCTTTTCGTGAACAGGAATAGGGAACAGAGGTCCTAAGCAGAAAAAGATGAGGGctcagaaggaagggagggagcacCCGTCACACGGGGACTCCAACCCTGGCGCTGACCTGGCTCCACTTCCGCCTTTGTTGTCACTTGTGCCTTGTGTTCCCCAGAGACCGATGGCTGGTAAGTTACGCAGGAGTTGCCGCTGGGGCCTGCTCGCCGAGAGAAAGATGAGCCAGACCGAAACTTTTTGGAAGGAGAGGACTTCActtcaaaagggaaagagaaagcctACTTAGCACCTACCTCAGAAACAGTCACCAAGACATAAATACAACTTGCTAGTGTCCCAACAAAAACCCAAGGTTGTTCTTCTGCAAAGCAGGAAAAATGGTTAACGTCAACAAAGATGGGCTCTATGAACTGCTTATCAGAGGAGGGGGCATCTCAGTTCACGTCACTTTGGAAAAGACAGCAGAGAACCCAGAGGAAAGGGGATGTGTATTTCTCCCCTCCTACAACCTTGATGGCTTTGCTTCTCCCAGATGACATGTCTCCTAATCCGTAATTCCTTTTCAATAGTAGCCTTCAGTTAAATCAGACACTCTATATCCTTGTAGAACTTGACACACAGAGCACCATGATGATACTTTACACTTatttatgtatcattttaaaaagactctgaaaagaTTATTCTATGTTAAGACTCTTTGGCATGCATAGGTCCTCTTTGCCTCACTGAGGGATCACTAATGGCTATGATGAGGAGATGGAGataggaaggagagggagatagGAAGGAGCTGGAATTTGCCAGTGGCAGTAGCATGGAAGGTTTGGAAAGAAGAACATTGGCACTTTCCAACTCCCTTCCCTAGGCTGAGGCCCTAGCAAAAGGTAAAACCCACAAATGAAATAAGGTAAGAGGAAACTGAGGGGGCAAATcagaagtgagagagagagaaagagagcctCTAGCTGACTAATACCTGCTAAGCAGACATGAGTAAATGCTTCTCCAACCTTCTGATCCTAATTTGAGAACTCCATGGCCTTGGGGATACAGTAATATTCTTGCCTATCTCTGTCCACAGAAGTCTGGCTTTGCCTACCTCAGCCTGTGCCATGGATCCTACACCCACAATTAAGTATTTTTACAATCCCATCAGTTTCTCAGAAATGCCCCTCACCTCCACGACACCTGTAGGGATTGCCAGGGGGGAAAGCAGCAACTTGGTAATGACTGGGGCAGAGGGACTGACATAAGGATGGGCAGCAGCTCTCACGGGATGTGGGTAGAGGAGGAGAAGTCTCTGGCTTTGGCAGTTCCCTGACAGGGGAgtcctgcccccacctcctgAAGTAAAAGAGCCATTGGAGGGTCATCTGGCAGAAGCCActtacaggggatcttcttaaaaACTGTAGTGCACATGAAACGCTGGAACCGTTCAGCGTAGAAGCTGGGGCGATGCACTGATACGGTGTCCTGCAGAGGAAACAAGATGGCTGGAGTTAAGAGAAGGGGAGGCCCAGCAAGAGAATCGCTAGTCCAAAAGCCATTTTTCCCTAGGCTGAGACCCTAGCAAAAAGGTAAAACCCACAAATGAAATAAGAGGAAACTGAGAGGGCAACTCAgaagtgagagagacagaaagaggagcGCCTCTAGCTGACTGCTACTCACCCCATCATGTACCAGAGCTTTCCAAGAATGCTCCAACTTCTTAATAAACCTGTCAAGAAAAATGTATACACCATGAATTCACATTAAATGAATGACCTTGTAGACTGTATTTTAAAGACTTGAGCAATCACAGTAGAAAAACTTGAAAAGACAGAAGCCAGGAAAGCACTCCCACTATTATGCTATAGTTTTTCAAAGAACAGACAGGGTAGTGCTTATTCAGCATGGAGATTAAAGCTGTTTTTAGAGTAAGTCAACTATCCTCCCACTGGAAAAGGATACTTAATACATCCTGGCAAGTCAGGGACAAGAATATTTATTGTAAAACGGGAACTGTAGGGACAGACAGGCAAACCTGAAGGGAGGTCAAATACTGTCCAGTCCTCACTAGTGTCTTAAATCTTACAGGAGCAAAACTGGGGTCTAACATTTCCAGCTCTTCCCTCACTACCATCCACTGCTTTAGTCCCACAGGCTAATACTTTTCACAGAATAGTAAtccctttgtttttcttccatggaAAAGAGGAATGTGTTTCCAATTGTATCCCAATGTGGAGTATGACTCATCTCACAGGTTTTCCACAAAGAGCCAGCAGGATGGCGTATTCCACCCTGCTTCTGAGGACTGACTCAGCTTTCCACAAAGGTGTATGCTATGTTTGCGAGAGATGGTGGgtaaggaagtcaagagacaggCATAACCAAGGAAATAAATCACCATTTGAAACCCAGTGAGGCAAGCAGCCAGACTGCAACTTACTGTTCTTGCTTCAGGAAGAATTTGGTGACAAACCCATCTAAAAGAGCAAGGTGAGTAAGTCTACATCcactctgaccctgggattgataTGTTTCTCACCTGTAAGACTGCAGAATGTCAATGATCCCGATATAAAGCAGCAGCCTTTCCCCTTTACTATTCCGGGCCGGGATGCCACCCATACTGgggaagacaagaaagaaagagtaaCAATATCTTCTGGCTAGCAGGCAGgagcttctgctttttaaattcaaACCCAACCAAGAGCTGTAACTGAGACCTAAACACAACTGTCCCATCTTCCACAAACAGGAAGAGTGAGAGCCTTCACCCAACCCCAGCCACTTTggagtatatattatatacaatttcTTGCTCTCCAAATTTCACTTGCCTGCCTCTCCCACCCCAATTTCAccaaaaagaatctaaaattcgCCCCCTACTCAGCAATTTTAGGAATACTCTCCCAATTAACTCTAAACTTTCTTactactctctctttttttgcccTGCCATGTgtcttgtgggattttagttccctgatcagaaatcaaacccaggccctcaacAGTGAAGCagaggcctaaccactggaccgccagcaaATTCCTCCCTAGGACTTTAATTTATGCCCACTAAGACACTCTTCTTGAGAATCATGATAAAGAATACTTTAAATGAAACCACCCAAAAGACATTTGATACTTCAGTATCAAATGGACCACTTCTTTGGTCCATGAATGTAACAAAGATGCCTTCCATAAAGtattgaaagtcgctcagtcctgtctgactctgtgaccccacaaactgcagcctgccaggctgctttgtccatggaattctcaaggccagaatactggagtgggtagcctttcccttctccaggggatcttcccaatccaaggatcgaaaccagatttcctgcattgcaggcggattctttaccaactgagccactatggaagccccagaatactagagtgggtagcctaccccttctccaggggatcttcccaacctaggaatcaaagtggggtctcctgcattgcaggcagattctttaccagctgagctggttCTTGAGAATCATGataaagaatactttttaaatgaaaccaCCTGAAAGACATTCGATACTTCAGTAACTACTTCTTTGATCCATGAATGTAACAAAGACATCTTCCATAAAAAAAGTCTGTAATAAATGGTTTTTGATGAAGTTCTTATAATTTGCTTCTTATAATAAGACTTCTTATAAAGAAGTCTTAGAACTCTTTATAATATCTAAGACTCTGAGCCACATTTTTTAAGAGTCTCTTAATTTTGAATGGCACTCCTTCCAGGTTTACAAATCCCAAATTTAagaatcttcctttttttttttttttaaagtttttatttaattatctggctgcactgggtcttagctgtggcatgtgggatcaagttccctgaccagggatcaaacccagggcccctgcattgggagcatacagtcttagccactggaccaccagggaagtcccaagaatcttcctttccttttacaTTCTTAGGAACGCTCACTCTATAGTTCTTCAAGTATTAATGTTGACTTCACTGCTGAATAAAGCCTACTCCTTCTCAGAAGCTGTGTACCCCTctccagaaaaaaatgctttgagCCTACACATTCCTTCCTGGTGCCCAAGTCCACTCACTGGTCATCGGTCTCCATGGTGCCACCTCGTCGAGCCTCGCCCTGGATAGATTCCATGGCTGTGGAATAGAGAGCCTTTTGCGGGGCTGGTCTGCGAGTGTCAGCTGAATATTGTGCTTCACTGCCTAAAGGCTCTCGTTGTGCGTGATCTATGTTATGGATTGACACcaggaggctatagtccattatCTTGAAGCTCTGCAGAACCTAATGGAAGGAAAAAACATGATCTGAACCTTGGGAGGCATGAGAATCTTTTTTCAGGATCTTACAGGTCTAACTACTGGAGTCCCCCTCCAGAGCTAACCACAGGATTATCCTTTGCTCCTCCTACTCCTTGGAGAACAGTACATTGACCTTCTCTGCTCTCCCATCACTGATACTCCTTCAGCTTTCCTTCACCAGAGTAAATACAAATTAGACCACAGCCTAGCCCACAAGACCTTCTTTGTTTGTTCTTTCCTTGTGTCTCTTCATGAAAAGAACATTATATACTCAATGAAAGAATACGTATCTGAGctcaaaaaaaaatccacaggagGGTCAAGTAAAAGCATATTTTGTGACAGTGCAGATCTGTGGCAAGACCTTATGTGGCCAGCTGCAACTCGGTTTAATATTTGCTGAAGCCTCACCATCTGTAGGTAGGCTCTGTGCCTGCTTGTATGGATATAGACACTTAAGAGACCATCTGTCCTCATGGATATCATAATTTAGTAAgggaaacaaacataaaaataaatacaacataGTCTAGTATGTGTAATAATGGAAGTGCATACATGGTTGACGAATACTACAGAGGAGATCAGGAGGTATATAAATAGGTTTATGAGGGAcagattagaaagaaaataagtgcatgtaaacaaaggaaggaaagaataatgCAATAATGCCAAAACCTGGAGGCATGAAACAGCAGGCCACGAGCAGATGGGTATAatctggtggtggtgtttagtcaccaagtcatgtccgactctgtgaccccatggactacagcatgccaggcttccctgtccttaattatctcctggaatttgctcaaattcacatccattgagtctggTGAGGCAAAGTGTAGGTGTTTGGCATATGAGAGAGGATGGGAGGGGCAGACAATGCCAGGCCTGATGAGCCATATTAAAAAGTGTGGACTGTTTCTCCAGTTCTCAACCTGGTATACTTCCACCAGTTCCAGTAGCTCACTTTGGTGCTACAGTTCACCCAAGGCTGTTTTGATAGGTGGGTAAAGGATAAAGAGAATACAGGACTGATTCTTAATGTGTAATTTACAAAACCTCTCTGCTCCAGTAAGTCTCCAGTCCTCACAACCAAGAAAGTCAAACTAAAATGGGCATTATCCTGGAAGAAGACGCTGAGTAAGCAAAGGAAAGCAAGGATGATAACACTATGGACTGAGCAGATAAGAATCCTACAAAAGCagcttgcaaaaataaaaaagatgtggaaaaacaagagaaagatATCACAAAACCCAAAAGATGTTAAGAAAGTGGAAACAATCAACTGAAGTACTCTACTTGGCATCCAGGTGGTCACTGGAGAGAGCAATTCAACTGGAAGTGTGAGAGCAGAAGCCAGGACATAGAGGCAAGAAGGCaggcaagagaagagaaaggcaaaggagaaaggaaggcatCATTACATGAAGACACTGAAAAAAATTCTCCTAAACTTTAAGTTGAATATGGGGGCAGGACAAAGGAATGCTACATAAGTTGAGGTAGCTTGTTGAGAAACAAGGCTGGGGGGATGGGAGTTACAAAATTGTTTGAAGAGAATACCAATCACTTGGCATCTCTGAGAGAAACATGAAATGCATTAATGAGTAACACTGACGGCCCAAGTGGAACTGGATATCATAAATCTAtagaggaacttccctgatggcccagtggctaccactccatgctcccaatgcagggggcttgggtctgatccctggtcagggaaggagatccacatgccacaattaaagaccTTGCatgcaacaaagactgaagatctagcatgctgtaactaagacctggtacagccaaatatataattttttaaatggtattaaAAAATCTGTAGAGATGCCAGTATACAcagctgtgtgatttttttctagTAGCACTCAGCTTCCAAGGTATAAATTTGAATTGTCAGGCAGAATCAAAATCCGAGCAGTGATGGTGTTGGTATGGAAATAAGGAGAATATATGATTATGAGGCCCAGGACaggtagacagaaaaaaaaagacagggaagGGAGTTAGACCAAGAGGgagaaagtaaaaatgtaaagGCATAAATGATCTAACGTAAAAGATACTGTAAATGAAGTTTGACACATACTTTATATAGAGTCCCATCTCTTACAGATTAAATGCCTTAGAACCACCAAACTGTTTTAGTCACTGAGATTTCTGGTGcctgagagagaaggaaatatgACAAACTTACCAAACAGTCACGCTGCAGGGTCTTGCACAGAGCATTGTACATATCAGCATCCAAAAAGAGACCATCAGGGATGTCTTGTAAGAAGTCCAGGTCTTTAAGGGTAGGGAGAGGTTTCTCTCGCTCTTTTTGGGAAGCTCGCCTTTTGTATGTTGAGCCCTTGAGGTCATACTTGATATGCATCTTGACTGACCGTGGTAAGAGATTGTTCATCACGACAATTCGAATATTCTTACCACCTGCCTGCACACAGTACAGTCCATAGAACTTAGGCAGCAAAGTCCGAGGGTTTTGGTTGAGGTTCTGAGggcaagaaagtaaaaaagaagtaGAAGAGCAAGTCAGCTGATTTCCAATGAAACTCAAGGACAAAACCTGCCACCCACCTTCCTCtgtctgctcatgggatttcagATACAATCTGCCTGCCCAGAAGCCCATAatgtaattgttttaaaatttcccaaTGTATCTATCTCAATAATGGGATCACCACCAAGCCAAGTAGCAGATCCTCCAATACACTAAACAGTCAGGATACTACAAATATGATGAATATATTCCTTTAGAGAGGTTTAAGGGAAGACAGCACTGAAAAAGTCGTAAcccttagccttctttatagcaTATTTTTGTTGAGTATGATGGGAGGCAAAGGAGAGTTCCCTAACTTCTCCAGCACCTCCAAGAGGTATCAGTAAAAATGAATATAGTACTATCAAGAGAAGTAACCAACCTCATTCCCTAATTTAGGAGCTGGACTAAGAATGAAAAGCAAAATCATcattgaataaaaacaaaaataaaacaaataaacttagaagattttgcacagcaaaggaaaacatcaacaaaataaaaggaaatccccagaatgggagaaaatatttgcaaatgaagcaaccaacaagcagttaatctccaaaatatataaacagctcaagcaggtcaataacaacaacaacaaaaaaacaacccaatcaaaaaatgggtggaagatctaaatagacatttctccaaagaagacagatggccaagaggcacatgtaaagatgctcaacatcactaattagagaaatgcaaatcaaaactacagtgacgtatcacctcacatagttcaaaatggccatcatcaaaaaatctacaaacagtgacagagagggtgtggagaaaaaggaaccttcctACATTGTTGCTGGGACTGTAAACCGGTACAGCTACTAATGGAgtatagtatggaggttccttaaaaaactagagttaccatatgatccagtcatATCAATCCtgtgcatatatccagagaaaatcataatttgaaaggatacacataccccaatattcattgcagcactatttacaatagcgacgacatggaagcaacttatatgtccactgacagaggaaccgataaagatgtggtacatatgtacaatggactattctgtgtgtgcactcagtggtgtccaactctttgcaaccccatggactatagcctcctaggctcctctgtccatggaattttccaggcaagagtactgcagtgggatgcaatttcctactccagggggtcttcccaacccagggatcaagcccacatctcctgcattggcaggaggattcttttaccacctgtgccacctgggaagccccacaatgaacaattactcagccattaaaaaaaaaaaaagaatgaaataatgccatttgcagtgacatggatggacctagagactgtcatactgagtgaagtcagtcagagaaagacaaatatgtaaCACTTTTAAgtggaatataaagaaatgataaaaatgaacatgTTTCAAAACAGAAGTTCAGTCAtcgatgtagaaaacaaacttgtggttaccagagggaaagggaagggcaTAAATTGGGAGACTcaaattgacatatacacactactgtaaatagaatagataattaataagaacATACTGAACAGAACAGTGAACTctgttcaatactctgtaatgacccatacatgggaatagaatctaaaaaaagagtagaCATCACGtgcatgtataactgactcaccttgctgtacatcagaaactaacacaacattgtaaatcaactatactctaaatGAATAAACATCACTGAATTTTTGTCTTTGGGTAGGAGGATCTAAACTAGGTAACATTTAAAATAGGACAGATAAACAAAACCCCCTTTAGCCacagagagacaaaagagatgggACCAAAAGCACAAAGATGAACTACATCCCTCAGTCAGCGCTGACACTGCCTTCCCCCCGACGTCAGCCTCCCCAGCCTTGTCCAGGAGTGGAATGGGCAGCTCGAGCAGTTGGTGCTCCTTGTCCTCTTACCATGTAGTATCCTGGAAGCAGCTTCTGTAGAAACTCCGCCTCTTTGTGCTGGACTGTTTTTATGATG from the Bos javanicus breed banteng chromosome 3, ARS-OSU_banteng_1.0, whole genome shotgun sequence genome contains:
- the PIP5K1A gene encoding phosphatidylinositol 4-phosphate 5-kinase type-1 alpha isoform X7, whose amino-acid sequence is MASASSGPSAVGFSSADSGVPPCTSASASGIKRPTASEVPYSSGMSMKKIGHRGVDSSGETTYKKTTSSALKGAIQLGITHTVGSLSTKPERDVLMQDFYVVESIFFPSEGSNLTPAHHYNDFRFKTYAPVAFRYFRELFGIRPDDYLYSLCNEPLIELCNSGASGSLFYVSSDDEFIIKTVQHKEAEFLQKLLPGYYMNLNQNPRTLLPKFYGLYCVQAGGKNIRIVVMNNLLPRSVKMHIKYDLKGSTYKRRASQKEREKPLPTLKDLDFLQDIPDGLFLDADMYNALCKTLQRDCLVLQSFKIMDYSLLVSIHNIDHAQREPLGSEAQYSADTRRPAPQKALYSTAMESIQGEARRGGTMETDDHMGGIPARNSKGERLLLYIGIIDILQSYRFIKKLEHSWKALVHDGDTVSVHRPSFYAERFQRFMCTTVFKKIPFQPSWKNMKFQSQSSSIEQKSSEDLERDSTTSVIPRCQPLTQQC
- the PIP5K1A gene encoding phosphatidylinositol 4-phosphate 5-kinase type-1 alpha isoform X6 produces the protein MASASSGPSAVGFSSADSGVPPCTSASGLHILCCGVSRKRASGIKRPTASEVPYSSGMSMKKIGHRGVDSSGETTYKKTTSSALKGAIQLGITHTVGSLSTKPERDVLMQDFYVVESIFFPSEGSNLTPAHHYNDFRFKTYAPVAFRYFRELFGIRPDDYLYSLCNEPLIELCNSGASGSLFYVSSDDEFIIKTVQHKEAEFLQKLLPGYYMNLNQNPRTLLPKFYGLYCVQAGGKNIRIVVMNNLLPRSVKMHIKYDLKGSTYKRRASQKEREKPLPTLKDLDFLQDIPDGLFLDADMYNALCKTLQRDCLVLQSFKIMDYSLLVSIHNIDHAQREPLGSEAQYSADTRRPAPQKALYSTAMESIQGEARRGGTMETDDHMGGIPARNSKGERLLLYIGIIDILQSYRFIKKLEHSWKALVHDGDTVSVHRPSFYAERFQRFMCTTVFKKIPFQPSWKNMKFQSQSSSIEQKSSEDLERDSTTSVIPRCQPLTQQC
- the PIP5K1A gene encoding phosphatidylinositol 4-phosphate 5-kinase type-1 alpha isoform X3, whose translation is MRISTGLHILCCGVSRKRASGIKRPTASEVPYSSGMSMKKIGHRGVDSSGETTYKKTTSSALKGAIQLGITHTVGSLSTKPERDVLMQDFYVVESIFFPSEGSNLTPAHHYNDFRFKTYAPVAFRYFRELFGIRPDDYLYSLCNEPLIELCNSGASGSLFYVSSDDEFIIKTVQHKEAEFLQKLLPGYYMNLNQNPRTLLPKFYGLYCVQAGGKNIRIVVMNNLLPRSVKMHIKYDLKGSTYKRRASQKEREKPLPTLKDLDFLQDIPDGLFLDADMYNALCKTLQRDCLVLQSFKIMDYSLLVSIHNIDHAQREPLGSEAQYSADTRRPAPQKALYSTAMESIQGEARRGGTMETDDHMGGIPARNSKGERLLLYIGIIDILQSYRFIKKLEHSWKALVHDGDTVSVHRPSFYAERFQRFMCTTVFKKIPLKSSPSKKFRSGSSFSRRAGPSGNSCVTYQPSVSGEHKAQVTTKAEVEPGVHLGRPDVLPQTPPLEKISEVSTIPDPYFSPVVGETLQTLTTSSTLLEKHEVPESEFIH
- the PIP5K1A gene encoding phosphatidylinositol 4-phosphate 5-kinase type-1 alpha isoform X2, producing MASASSGPSAVGFSSADSGVPPCTSASASGIKRPTASEVPYSSGMSMKKIGHRGVDSSGETTYKKTTSSALKGAIQLGITHTVGSLSTKPERDVLMQDFYVVESIFFPSEGSNLTPAHHYNDFRFKTYAPVAFRYFRELFGIRPDDYLYSLCNEPLIELCNSGASGSLFYVSSDDEFIIKTVQHKEAEFLQKLLPGYYMNLNQNPRTLLPKFYGLYCVQAGGKNIRIVVMNNLLPRSVKMHIKYDLKGSTYKRRASQKEREKPLPTLKDLDFLQDIPDGLFLDADMYNALCKTLQRDCLVLQSFKIMDYSLLVSIHNIDHAQREPLGSEAQYSADTRRPAPQKALYSTAMESIQGEARRGGTMETDDHMGGIPARNSKGERLLLYIGIIDILQSYRFIKKLEHSWKALVHDGDTVSVHRPSFYAERFQRFMCTTVFKKIPLKSSPSKKFRSGSSFSRRAGPSGNSCVTYQPSVSGEHKAQVTTKAEVEPGVHLGRPDVLPQTPPLEKISEVSTIPDPYFSPVVGETLQTLTTSSTLLEKHEVPESEFIH
- the PIP5K1A gene encoding phosphatidylinositol 4-phosphate 5-kinase type-1 alpha isoform X1, producing MASASSGPSAVGFSSADSGVPPCTSASGLHILCCGVSRKRASGIKRPTASEVPYSSGMSMKKIGHRGVDSSGETTYKKTTSSALKGAIQLGITHTVGSLSTKPERDVLMQDFYVVESIFFPSEGSNLTPAHHYNDFRFKTYAPVAFRYFRELFGIRPDDYLYSLCNEPLIELCNSGASGSLFYVSSDDEFIIKTVQHKEAEFLQKLLPGYYMNLNQNPRTLLPKFYGLYCVQAGGKNIRIVVMNNLLPRSVKMHIKYDLKGSTYKRRASQKEREKPLPTLKDLDFLQDIPDGLFLDADMYNALCKTLQRDCLVLQSFKIMDYSLLVSIHNIDHAQREPLGSEAQYSADTRRPAPQKALYSTAMESIQGEARRGGTMETDDHMGGIPARNSKGERLLLYIGIIDILQSYRFIKKLEHSWKALVHDGDTVSVHRPSFYAERFQRFMCTTVFKKIPLKSSPSKKFRSGSSFSRRAGPSGNSCVTYQPSVSGEHKAQVTTKAEVEPGVHLGRPDVLPQTPPLEKISEVSTIPDPYFSPVVGETLQTLTTSSTLLEKHEVPESEFIH